The Bacilli bacterium PM5-9 genome includes the window GGCGCTGCGATAGCGATGACTGGTCGATCAGTGCCTATTGCATTTGTGATTGCAGCAGTATTGACGGTCTTAGTATTAATTCCGGCAATCATTATTTCAGGAACAGTTCGTGTTCGTGGAGGGCAATACACAATGGTTGGTCTTCTTGCAGGCGAGAAGATGGCAGGAGTATTTGTTATTTTATTTATTGCATCAAACATCTCAATGGCGATGTATGGAATATCGTTTGCGAATTATTTCATTCCATTCTTTGGAGTGGGGACTACAAAGGTAGTTGCGATTACAGTATTGACAATATTCTTTGTATTAAATATCTTTGGAATAGATAAAATGGCAAAATTTCAAACATTAATTGTTTTATTGCTATGTATTGCACTTGGAATCTTTGCAACATTTGGTTTTGGTCAAATCAGTCCAGATTATTTAACTCAAGATTTCTATACTGATGGAATTTCAGGTTTATTAAAAGCATCTGGTTTACTTACTTTTGCAATAGGTGGAGCCTTTGTAATCGTTAACCTTAGTGCAGAAGCTAAAAACCCTACAAGAGATATTCCACTTGCTATGATTATATCAACATTTATTGTTGCGATTATTTATGCATTAGTAGGAATTGTTGCTTCAGGTGTTTTACCAGTATCAGAAGTTGCTGGAGAATCATTAAATGTTGTTGCAAATCAAATTCTACCAAAAGCTGCTTATGCATTCTTTATGGTATGTGGTGCAATGTTTGCTTTAATCTCTACAATTAATGCTCAATATGCATGGGCAACTAAACCAATTTTACAAGCATGTGATGATGGTTGGTTACCTAAAAAATTAGCTTACCTACATCCTAAGTTTAAAACTCCAGTAGTTCTTCTTGGAATCTTATATGTGATTGCAATTGTATGTATCATTACTGGTTTAGATATTAGTATTCTTGGTAACTTATCAGTTATTACTACTCAACTTGTATTTGCTATTATTGGTGGATTCTTATGGAAATTACCAAAAGTTGTGCCATTAGAATGGGAAAAATCAAAATATAAAGTTGGTTACAAAATGATTGTTTTCTTATCTGTTATTTCTTGTTTAGCTGCATTAGTAAATGTGTACTTAAATGCAATTCAATTGACTACTGCTTTAGTAATTGGTAATGTTGTTTTAGTTGTAGTAGCTTATATCTATGCTGCTTGGCGTGTTAGCACGAAAAAAGTTAACATGACAATTAGCTATGAAAGTGAATAAAAAATTCGGAGGTAAAAAAAATGAAATACAATTTTGATGAAATTATTAGTCGTGAAGGGACACATACCCTTAAATTAGATTTATTACCAGAAGGTGCTCCAGAAGATACATTATCATTATGGATTGCTGATATGGATTTCCCATGTGCGCAACCTATTATTGATGCATTACATAAAAGAGTTGATAGACAAATCTTTGGTTATACTAAATATGATAATGAAGAATTAAAAGATGCTGTATATTCATGGCATAAAAGAAGACATAATTGGGAATTAGATAAAAAAGAAGTATTTTTCAGTCCAGGAATCGTACCAGCAATTGCGTTTTTAATTAATGCTCTTACAGATGAAGGTGATGGAATTGTTGTTCAAAAGCCTGTATACTATCCTTTTATGGCAAAAACTGAAGGAAACAACAGAGTAGTTGTAAACTCACCACTTAAAAAAGAAGGAAATACATATGTAATGGATTACGAAGACTTAGAAGAAAAGTTATCTGATCCTAAAAACAAAATATTTATTTTATGTAATCCACACAATCCAGTTGGACGTGTTTGGAAAGAAGAAGAATTAAAAAAAGCAGTTGAGATTGCTAAAAAATATGATAAATGGATTATTTCTGATGAAATTCATGGTGATTTAACAAGAATTGGTGTTGAATATGCACCTTTACATAGAGTTTGTCCAGAATATAAAGATAAAATTATAGCATGTACTGCACCATCTAAAACATTCAACTTGGCTGGTGGACAATTTAGTAATATCATTATTTCAAATAAAGAAGTTCAAGAAAAATGGATGGAATATATTGATACTAAATTCTCAATTGGAATCTGTAACCCATTTGGTTTAACTGCTACTATTGCTGCATATAATGAAGGTGAA containing:
- a CDS encoding cystathionine beta-lyase (product_source=KO:K14155; cath_funfam=3.40.640.10; cog=COG1168; ko=KO:K14155; pfam=PF00155; superfamily=53383; tigrfam=TIGR04350) is translated as MKYNFDEIISREGTHTLKLDLLPEGAPEDTLSLWIADMDFPCAQPIIDALHKRVDRQIFGYTKYDNEELKDAVYSWHKRRHNWELDKKEVFFSPGIVPAIAFLINALTDEGDGIVVQKPVYYPFMAKTEGNNRVVVNSPLKKEGNTYVMDYEDLEEKLSDPKNKIFILCNPHNPVGRVWKEEELKKAVEIAKKYDKWIISDEIHGDLTRIGVEYAPLHRVCPEYKDKIIACTAPSKTFNLAGGQFSNIIISNKEVQEKWMEYIDTKFSIGICNPFGLTATIAAYNEGEEWLDQAREYIDENINYVENFVKENLPKAEMIKCEGTYLVWLDVREYCTDKDKLENAMLQVAKVALDEGYIFGDEGIGFERINVASPRSIVEDCMNRMKKGLDSL
- a CDS encoding APA family basic amino acid/polyamine antiporter (product_source=KO:K03294; cog=COG0531; ko=KO:K03294; pfam=PF13520; superfamily=103473; transmembrane_helix_parts=Inside_1_12,TMhelix_13_35,Outside_36_49,TMhelix_50_72,Inside_73_90,TMhelix_91_113,Outside_114_116,TMhelix_117_139,Inside_140_151,TMhelix_152_171,Outside_172_185,TMhelix_186_208,Inside_209_220,TMhelix_221_243,Outside_244_267,TMhelix_268_290,Inside_291_320,TMhelix_321_343,Outside_344_346,TMhelix_347_364,Inside_365_384,TMhelix_385_402,Outside_403_405,TMhelix_406_428,Inside_429_445), giving the protein MENHSSTKELKQVLGFSHLLTTAIGQIIGAGIMTLLGAAIAMTGRSVPIAFVIAAVLTVLVLIPAIIISGTVRVRGGQYTMVGLLAGEKMAGVFVILFIASNISMAMYGISFANYFIPFFGVGTTKVVAITVLTIFFVLNIFGIDKMAKFQTLIVLLLCIALGIFATFGFGQISPDYLTQDFYTDGISGLLKASGLLTFAIGGAFVIVNLSAEAKNPTRDIPLAMIISTFIVAIIYALVGIVASGVLPVSEVAGESLNVVANQILPKAAYAFFMVCGAMFALISTINAQYAWATKPILQACDDGWLPKKLAYLHPKFKTPVVLLGILYVIAIVCIITGLDISILGNLSVITTQLVFAIIGGFLWKLPKVVPLEWEKSKYKVGYKMIVFLSVISCLAALVNVYLNAIQLTTALVIGNVVLVVVAYIYAAWRVSTKKVNMTISYESE